DNA from Gouania willdenowi unplaced genomic scaffold, fGouWil2.1 scaffold_55_arrow_ctg1, whole genome shotgun sequence:
GCTGACTGAGAaggttaaattaaaacaaatactgtatatggaaTCACAGATAGTTCATAAACACAAGCTTCTCACTCAAACACACCAACCTGGACAGGAGAATGTTGCAGTTTTGTGCTCTGCGCCCGTCGATCAACGACAGCTCCTTCACTTTCTTAGTAAGTGTGTGATCATCCTCTGTGTCTTTGTCTTTctgtaatcacacacacacaccagaaaaGCACATTAAGCCTGAATCAAAGGCTGTGAAAGGATGataataaacctttttgttGCTTTCAAATACAAAGACCCAGAACAGCAtacttttataaataaatacatgtatttcaccactcgcggatattgaaaatccttcacatgaggccattgtagcttgcctctgtgtcttataatcaattgctgtttattattttttctctagtcacatgaaaaatataaaaaccattttctcttttttttttttttcaagcctcATAACTTGTTAAATGTCTGCAGGAAGATTAAAGCTCCAAATCTCCTTATAATAAtggcactaatcatttttgaGTCTCGGCCTCCTCCTCTGTCCACCGTACCGCGAGAAGTgttcatgtgaccaggtacgtctcgtctgtcctgtgacgtgtaattgttgaaaaaatgtttccattggGCTTTTACAATAAATTTTAATTAACGTCTGGAAAAACCTCTCCATGAAAGCctaaaaaactttttagcgatatttgagtgttttttccaaaattcaggtgtttttatTGAACAATTTATATTTTGCAGATTTCCAAAAGTAAAAGAAACACAGCTACAAATATATTGCCTTAATTTTTAGAAATACAAATGAACATCACTAAAGCAGCGTTTGTGCAGTTTCTATGTCAAGATAAGAATAAATGTTTCTAAACATGTTAAATCTGATTTTGTATGTGaaataatgattttttgtttagttGGAGTGAGGCCAGAGTTAGCATGTGTCATTGCATTATTACACCTTGTAGATCTGTTGTGTGTTCGGTGCAGGAGTGTGTGTTTTACGTGTGTCTTTTGATAGGCTGAGAAAGTCTTCTGGAACTCTTCCAGATCGAGAACTTTGAAAACTCTCAGGTCATCAATTTCACTCCAGATGGTTCCttctattttattctgaaataaaaacaaaacaatgcatCAGTTAAAGGTGTTTAAAAGTGGTCACAGAGAAACTCTCTTAAAAAAAGCGAAAATATGGcgagagctacattgctttgtTAGCCAAACGTGCTTGATGCCATTTGTCACCATGTACTGACTTTGTGTGGAGAATGATTTTAGACTCAGACTCTCTCACattcagccaaacattacaGAGTTCTGCTCATCCTCTCAACTTcaccttctcattaaagttgtagcgagttgtatatcacagtttcagggtgataaaTATATAActaatgtttggtagatttaattttccaaaataaaatagatttttttttctcactgaaaatgtttGTAGTTACTTGAATAAAttagtgataattctgaataagatgttttattgtgttcttacttattattattgttattattcttttttattatatatataatttttcaaCAGGATTGGttaaattcagagacaaatttcactatagggctacattgtatatgacgtGACATGAGtcggggtacatggcttcagattAAATGACTGTAAAGAGTTTGGGAAtctccagaggtgaaagtaatggattacaagtactcaggttactgtaattgagttgcttttacgggtacttgtacttttttgagtatttttctaaatcagtaattgtacttgaacttaagtatgttttaaaagaagtaaagtaattggttacatttccgcacccaacagttactgagtagattatttaaaaaaaaaaaacttaaaccaCAGTACTGTACTGACCtcaggtcagcagtttatgaaggtacattgaacataatccatatgttcttcaGTCTGATCAAAGCACAGTCACAGGTTTCTACCTTTTATGTTATTACCCACATGGCAACATTTGGCATAACACTGTTTTAGaattcataaatgtaactatacttAAAGTCtgagatgttttatttattttgaatttaattcattagtgttatttttaaattgtacattttgtacagatgccttaatggaaaataaatgtggtctcttcctttttaagtttctacatgagatgtttactgtatgcaaagggaACCGCGGCAAaaattttcatcaaaaataaatactggagggtgaaagtaactagtaacttttactttgagtactattgaattgagatactttttacttgtacttgagcattttatgtatgacctaattgtacttgagtacagtttcaatcaagtacttgagtaggatatatcagtactcttagTATTAATTTAatgatacattattttttattcggCAGCTTCTCTTTAACTTGTTACTGGTTTTTGAACATTTCCATTGGCCTTTTTTGTCTTCAATAACCTGATGATAATTATATTTTCTTAGTACCTCAGGGATTTTGCTCCAGTTAAAAGACTTCATTGGATTGGAAGGATGAGGAATATTCTTCTGGGCAGGTCCAAGTGGAGCCCCaggaggagggggcggagccggGGCCATGCCAAAGACAGGAGGGCCTcctggtggaggtggaggaggaggaggtggtggaaGCAAATGATGAGAAGGAGGAACATCAGGGGGGGAAACGACAGAAGGACCATGGGGCGTGGCCCCGCCCACAGTGACGGGGGGCCCTCCTGGAACACTGGAGGTCTATGAAGAGAAGGAAACAACCAGGTGAAGGCTGAGTGTGTGAGATGAGCAGATATGAGTGTTTAACGCCTACAAAGGAAAGATTCTGCAGACGGGCCGACAGCTCAGCCACTTGGAGCTTAGCACGCTTGTGTTCGTTACTCTCTAGTTCCAGTTTATCCTTCATCTTATTCAACATGCTCATTATTTCTTCTTTCTCTGCATTCTTCAGTTCAcactctctttcttttttctcaagTCGCTGCTGTAATTTATGGTGCTCTAAGGAGAACAGACCATGATGAATGACTTTGAAGAttagtttcactttgttccaatggtgtgtttgtgtgattaccTTCTCTCATTTTATCAGCTTGTTCCTTCCATTTTCGGACCTCATGCTCCATAACCAGcctgaaaaaacacacaggggcagattcactacgATTTGAAATAAAGGGAAGTAAACCAGGAATGTCCCTAAATCTGCTAAATGAATTGTGGGCAAATTGTGATGTGCAGAACAcctgcagtcctgattccctggggtttgtaccccttattagtgcgtggagtgacgtttgcacacattttaagaCCTGGAAACCTTTATTGAATCCGCCCCATAGACTTCAAACCTCCACAAGTTGTACTTTTTCTGTTTGGAGATTCTTGCTAACTAAATTTTGTTGAATAACTTTGAGagagagagtttttttttaacttttagacatgaacattggggtcaaaatgacaccaaggGTTGTTTTTCTATAAAATCTTAGACATTGAAAGTTTTAATTTTCTCATATTTCAGGTATTCCTCATAAAACAAgtttgtgagaaaaaaatagaaaaattaagaaacttttTGATTCACAACCCAACTTTTCAATATCCGGGGTCAAAAATGACCCCAAGCAATTCCTATAGAATCTAAAGAGTTAGTTCAAGGAAGCTTTGTTTTCATCACAGTTTACACTAGTTATATGTGCACCAGACGCACAGGTGACTCATGGTTCTTTGGTACAGCATGATACTCAATTTTCAGGACCCGGAATTTTACACATCGCGTGTTAAATTTGTTGACTAAACatttttgacagtttttgtCCACAAATTCTGTTTATTTGACAAAAACTACACTATGActaattctttatttattcatttttaaaatgtgaatgaaaattaaatgaaagtATATTGATattactaaaaactaaacattaacatgggacgaaatccaatcttTTTAAGAAGCTATCAAATCGAAACTACTTCTTATACATGGAAGGTAGGACAAGCGTTAACcgtcccatatcaggttgataaatggtaattaaAGCTTTCAAAAGTAACGTTGGCTTcatgcccattagcttagcccattagcttagcccacagatccctCTCATAGCAGCACGGCTTGAAGCGGACCACGCATACCACCGAATGGAAAAGTGTGTATCCTACACCAATATTATAGAGCCAACGTCTGGCTAACTCTGGACCTTCATTTTTGGCCTCTgcaacattgttttgtttttcaacatACTGGAAAGGCAGAACTCTGATTCCCTTCTTCAAAAGACAATTCTGTCCACGTTCAGAAGAGCATTGGAACACGGGACCCCACACAGCGCTCACCCATCCCTGCTCTACATGAAGGGAATGTAGTTTAACATACTTAGAAATGAGACTTTTGATGTTGAAGTCCTCCAGAGGTGCCACATCGGGATCCTCTCCTTTGTTCGTTTGTAGAACCAGCTGCTGAATGATGCGGTCCAACAACACCCAGTACTGAAGGCTGGTTCTGCTCTGATCTGCTCACAGGGAGAGGACACTGAGTACTTTGGATGCTCACGCCTTCCTCCACCATCGTATCTGTTCAACTCACTCACATGGTATCATTAGACAGTGTTGTAGGACAGACAGGAGGTGAGGATACGCTTCAGTGTGAGACAGTCTCCTCTTGATCACCTCCAACATGTGACTGGCACTTTTAGTTTCTATATGAAGCTGAAAGCACACAGCAACAACAACCTAAAACCACCTTAACGACACACAGGGATTgaccaaaattcagccctggcattttgtgtccagaccagcccactacattatcagaggacaccatGAAGCTGTTATTATTAACATGTGGTTTTATGTCTTCACTttgattattattcccccataaaaccttaaaaggggaaaacttttaaacacatttttacctatttcctttggtcattttgcaactttctttgtcacatttttttcccttttcaaaaatttctgacacttttattttttcaagtttgagcttccttttgccattaAACATGAATTTTcccctattttttttcccatttttgcaagttatttttaacatttttattcaatgtttgtcctttcttaatttttttggtcacttttcattGAAATAAGCAATAACCAATAAATACAACTTGTTTCCTTTCTTCTTTACAtttagcctctttttgttccacattttttgccctttttcactattgtttgctacattttgctcattaaagctacacttttccattacataccacctggtttctctttattgacccattttttggccactcttgactgacctattttagtcacttttcactattttcttgccacgtttttaccacttttggaccattttaatccacctgttaccatgtacATAGTAGACCGGACCTGGCCACTTTGGGTTGAAGATGGCTTGTCCACCCCTGATGACACATAACTCGACtacaatctttatttatttaatttagttctttgattttattgttaaaTGATTGTCAACAACCTTCTAGTTGTGAAGTCTttgcaaaaaaatgtataataacaatataagaTGACATGACATGAAAATAGAAGCATTCTATCACAGTtctgtttgtgtctttttataaCTATTGAAATATAAAAGATTTAAATGCAAAAACTTGCTGAAAGTATGaacaaaatgcttaaaacaacTCACAACATCAAAGCGTTTCGACAACACGTGCTCATCATCATTCCTCAACATTTCAAAGTAGTTCAGATGTCTGAAACATATGGACAAAGTGGGGCATTAGTTGCATGAGACTCCTTCTGGTTTCTGTTGACCTTCAGGTTAATCTGGTTTACCTGTTTAGGACGGTGTTTTCATGGGAGCGCAGTTTGTCAATGACAGGCTGAATGCCAAGCATCAGAAACTCAAATCGCAAATGCATACGGAATTCCAGGCTGGCCTGAAAAGAAAGAGACTGTGTTagggtgtaaagagtactgatatatcctgcactcaagtagaagtactgctacttgaaattgtactcaagtacaagtacaagtaagtcatacataatatacccaagtacaagtaaaaagtagctcaattaaatagtatacaatgtaaaagttgcaagttactttcatcccccatgtttatttgttgtttgttcgtTGTTTGTTAGttgctagtaaaataggaacatctatgaaatgtaataaaaatgaaacaattgcataaattaggagaaataaagtgtttcatgttgaaacctcatCATTTTCTACCATagttaagttactgctagttttccttattattttaccctctaattaaagagaaactgtgaacatttagggcctgtactacgaagcaggattTCCTCCCATtgcgctaacttctgggatttaatcagtaTGTGCTGTCCTATGAAGCTGGCTACCTTCTTACGACGCCAAATCaacatggtaacttaggctgaacacctccCCTGGTCGGagccaggttttgttctggctaggatataaagtcccgcctcctaaccaatcagttctcttagaaaaacTTCTGTCCTATAAATAGAGTTTCATAGTGGACACGTCGcggtgtggatctgatgtgacgcaaagagaatatttatcctttcatttactcaatgacatcctataggaaacatagatttttatctgatggactgacctacagtttgtcagctgataaaacctgTGTGCCATGGGTGATTTCAGACCaatgaattcattcattcattcattcactcatgTCTTCTGCGGTGATGCCTCTGCATCACCACAAGATAatataaaattgtaatattgtccaccttatgatggaGGCTGAGCCACGGacactgtaaaagtgaaagtgaaactgataagggtgttcatttttttctccgtttataatctcactaagtTAAGAATTAACACTAGCATTAATTCCATACTGCTTTTACCctagcaacagtgttgtttttggtctgaaatatggattttaattatttatacttttacagaattattcctcaattgcgCTACAATTTATctatgattgtgattggtctgacgctgcaatcccCTCCTTTGTCACAAGTGCCTGCACCTAACCAGGCGGAAATCACCATGCTTAACTTAGCAAGTTGATATCTAGATtagtaggacagcttctgtctgacagagaatgtttggttaggtcaAGCCcactaacggagattaatccaggatataattatctagctttgtagtataggcccttaaatttaagaagtgcttttctaactgagAGATCTTCAGACTAtaagtacctatgaagtagctcacaggttcagaaaggttggtgacccccgCTCTAGGGCTAAAGTTGAGGCAATGAATGGTTGATGTTTGAGAGACTTACATGTAGTTGTTCTATTCTAACACAGGTGAAAGCAGGCAGTAAGCATGTGTTTGGTTCACCTCTCCTGCTCCTTGGCTGAGCACTGCATTGATGAAGGACATAACTGCAGTCTTCAGATGAACTTCACTTCTGTAGCGGCCAGTAGATCTGTCCAAATCTGTCACCAGGTTCTGATAATatacgtttgtttgtttgttttaatccaACAAAAAACTATGAACACTGTAGTTAGTAATAATCACAGCCAGGACAAAAAGTGGAGAAAACAAACCTGAAATCGAGTTCTTTCTGAAGCAAACTTCTGGTAGTGCAGCATGGCTTCAAGTACCTTCTTATGTCCTCCTGGCACCAAACACACAGCACCCAGGATCTCTAACACTGCAATCTGAGCAGGAGATGGAGCCCATTAGGATATCATGCAATAGATGCAacaactaaccctaaccctaatacactgaataataaaaagaacaagcaaacaacaaaatacatcaaaatgacaccaaaaacacacacacactatgagaCATTAAtgttattaccagcaacacacaaaacaacagcaaagacACACtcaatgagaggaaaatacacaagatcattaaaaaatacgcaaaaattacagaaacatataaaatgacataagaaacaacaaaaacacacaaactaacagaaaaatacacagaataataaaaataacagccaaaaaacaacaaaatacacaaaataacaccaaagaaaaacacaaaatgatcttgaatgatagaaatgatcttgattagaacatgaactgaaaatgcaaaggtcagtcttgagggagatgaccgtaaataATACAATctggaaataaatctattcaggaggcaccaaacactgtttcattctacttgTTTACAAattaagattctttaaaatgtgtgttatcactcattcattccatcattatgctctatagttgtttttcatagtattctgagaaaaatgttgtgGTCGGACAAAGGGAgtatacttggattcagaaataaaactaCTTCTGAGGTTATTTGAGCCAAAGAAGTTTAAGAGCCACTgatctaaatgatgacatcaaaTTATCAAGATCACTTTTGTTAAAAGAATATGTAACCCAATTCATGTTGTAACAAAAGATTAATCATTAATGATTGAGAGAAATAAGGCATTTGTTGGAGGTTGTATATGTGCTTACTTTGGTCTTGATGTTTTCAGCAGAGAGACTTTGTGCAATGATGTTGATGCTCTCACAGTGTCCCAGGACGTGAGCCCTGCCCTGGGAGTTATTCATCAGAGCCTTGATGCATCCGATCAGTGAGGTGTGGATCTGAGACTCACTCGTCTCATAGCTCATTGACTTCAGGAAGTTCAGAATACACGACAGGCCGTCCAGGTCGATGAAGCGTGTGACAAACCTGAAACGATCATTCAGAACCACAGGAAAGACAATGACAGCTATacgtttataaataaataataataaatgaataataaatattttggcTAGTCTTGTCTTTATATGCCAATTGTATTGAATTTATTACCATTGTTGATAATTTGCATTGTATTCTTGTAtatcttaaaggtattgtggacgatgttattttggcttcaacttccaggtggatcatcaagactattttTCCTCCCAGTTGTCAATCATTCCGGTGATATGTTTTTGTAAGGACGTCCTACGTGCTCGTGCCTGGTGCGCACTGGGTCCTTTGAAAATTggttttcacttaccggtggggAGTCTGACATTgcgggaaaagtgcaaatcttcttttggaaagTAAGCCTGTATGACCGATGCCAACTCCAactaaacagagctgtgcacaagGAAAACTGGGATCGTGCACGCTCTCGCACAAgtaggcgttccctcttggaagcaggtagagtgttgcaTGTGCAGGGGGCTTTTCATTTGTAaacttccattttttttttccttattttgtttAGTACTTATTGAGTATTTCTATAAGTCCAAACAGACAGATGCAATGGGGTGAAAATTGTATAATTTAAgtggcagtattatgaaaaattcactttataatggttttgctgcagagatatacatccctttagcctcattcagagacccaaaattgaaaaagttcagtttcctccctccctttttattccacatttgtaaaaagtcaACTTTAAatgggcaagttggatttttctcatgttgtgacatcataaggtggaaactcctcctccagaAAATCCCgactcctcctaccctatataagaatgtgagctcctccctctcagttCCATTTTCAGTAGCCGTTGtattgcctttgacatgatctgacgtgtttgtgactcaatgcgaggcagcagttggacaaaacaaatgattatcaccttaaatgcactgtTCCTGTGGTTAGGAGAGGTGaagatgacaagaaagcgaccTAGCATTTTAACactgtttgaaacagctgactaaCTCCGCTGCTGATGCGATATACTGTACACACCATGGAGCAGCGTTTGTTGGACTCAATCACAGTAGCCGTTTAAATAGCcatttgttttactgtaatgtgcagttttttggattGAGATTCCTGCTGGGGagcagcagcaaaaaaaatagagagagcgagagagaacgtCTTGAGTTTCGCTTCACTAATTATCTGTAACATACGTTTtaaaagctgtattatggacctgccaaaataaatccaaagtgcagcttgaaatgttcagcccccactgtaacttaaagaaggagagcgtaaagttgctcaaaagcagtgttattatttattatgttctacatgatatatcatacaacactggatacatgtgctttaatatgggagatacactttaacatgaaAGGATAGATTTGctggcagttgtaaatcactaagttaaacaacaggtaggagaTAATAAAAGGATAGGGGTAGGCGGGCAAGTAGATTATCACAACACCactcaatccaccgctttatatcAAGACACTGAGCGCAGGGTTTGCTCGTTCTCTGTTACAGTCGTCTTGTTTTCTCAGTGCATCAGAACAAACAACAGTCTAGTGAGTCTATGGAGCACCCGCGGTGTCCTCCATGTTTAAACAAAGCACTCAGCTGCTACGGGAAGAAGGAGAGTCAAATGTCAAATCGGCTGCTGGccctttaaaaatgtacttggttttattttgtgaagctttgaattttatatcatttcctagtcactgtgtcTTGTGGCACTTAAAATACTTGTATATTGAGTAAGTTATataactctcacataaaacaaacttcaagaactgccttctttcatctccgtaacattgctaaaatcagatctatcctgtctcagggcgacgccgaaaaactagtccatgcttttgttacctctagactggattattgtaattctcttttagcaggctgcccgagcaagtcgcttaagacacttcagctggttcaaaatgctgcagcacgtgtactgactaaaactaggagaagagatcacattactcctgtactagcctctctgcattggcttcccataaaatatagaatagaattcaagattcttcttctcacttatgaagccctaaatggacaggcaccagcctatctcaaggagcttgtagtgccatacaatccccccagaacactacgctctcaaaatgctggactactcgttgttccatttgtctctaaaagtagtataggaggaagagctccactttggtaaagcttttagttaggaaccagctcatagctcataattaagatgcaataggcatagactgccgggggggtctggcatgctcgttttggagagaggttggagagggcgttaagagagaggtcatttaggctagagagggaccggagagggtcccattcctctctcaaacactccctctatgtctgcttcttcccttgtgtgtttgctcctgtactccttctggcttttgtcttgcaggtccgtgggatcctcagtgtggagttacagattctcaacaactctgtctccaccctctcctctgcacacacccaacacagcataacgtggatggctgttcatcataggaatgggatccacacaaggttcctgctgcttaacagaaggttttccttgccgccatgatgaattcatgttgggtgtgggatacatatgtatgtgtatatacgtatatatgcatatgtgtgtatccataaaatgaagagtccgtccttaagactgctctactgtaaagtgtcttgagataccattggttatgatttggcgctatacaaataaagattgattgattgagattgattgatataaaaaattggaaaaactgtaatgaaaacttttgaccaataGGGGGTCCCCCGCAAACTCcgcgtattttttttttggcagaaaaaataataagagagtgtggatagcaaaataaaattgctatgtgatcactgatcaccctcatcaagagcgaggcatgaagtctgcgtctacagacacgacCACTCGTGCATATGCACAAAGGCcccagcctgtttttagaagcgtcataaaaatgactctggaaaacaggtgagtttgggaaaatgaacctcaaatactatgttgttggggttcttagaacaaatgaagatggatgaaaaatagcatactggacctttaaaaaaTGGGGGTGGGTTTCAATAAGTctttcttcttcccactccttTTTAAGCAAACATTTTATCGTAATTATAAGTGTACATAAATTGTatacattattttaaacatCACTGATTTCTCTGTTGGAGTTTCCTTGTacacaacagttttttttgttccattttggGGGTTTTTCT
Protein-coding regions in this window:
- the LOC114460638 gene encoding disheveled-associated activator of morphogenesis 1-like produces the protein MSSHVTQSEERSVSSLISCCFKKNDQREITHMQHVNAMEPSTPMPPAHELDAMFTELVDELDLTEENRNTMFALPAEKKWQLYCSKKMEAEEDKGALGDPQFYIDQLRVMAARTTLQATVDEDNQGRNRIVQGLKTALRTQPMRFVTRFIDLDGLSCILNFLKSMSYETSESQIHTSLIGCIKALMNNSQGRAHVLGHCESINIIAQSLSAENIKTKIAVLEILGAVCLVPGGHKKVLEAMLHYQKFASERTRFQNLVTDLDRSTGRYRSEVHLKTAVMSFINAVLSQGAGEASLEFRMHLRFEFLMLGIQPVIDKLRSHENTVLNRHLNYFEMLRNDDEHVLSKRFDVLHIETKSASHMLEVIKRRLSHTEAYPHLLSVLQHCLMIPYQSRTSLQYWVLLDRIIQQLVLQTNKGEDPDVAPLEDFNIKSLISKLVMEHEVRKWKEQADKMREEHHKLQQRLEKKERECELKNAEKEEIMSMLNKMKDKLELESNEHKRAKLQVAELSARLQNLSFTSSVPGGPPVTVGGATPHGPSVVSPPDVPPSHHLLPPPPPPPPPPGGPPVFGMAPAPPPPPGAPLGPAQKNIPHPSNPMKSFNWSKIPENKIEGTIWSEIDDLRVFKVLDLEEFQKTFSAYQKTHKDKDTEDDHTLTKKVKELSLIDGRRAQNCNILLSRLKLTNEEIQNAILTMDEQEELPKDMLEQLLKFVPEKSDIELLEGHKHELDRMAKADRFLYDMSRISHYQQRLRTLYFKKKFAERLADVKPKIKDISLASREVLQSGTLRQLLEVILAFGNYMNKGYRGNAYGFKLSSLNKIADTKSSIDRNITLLHYMITVLEQKYPRVAAFSEELCNVPGAAKVSMIELEKDISSLRSGLKGIEAELQYQKTQSSPSAADKFVPVVSQFITVASFSFSEVEESFSESQELFLKALTHFGEASSNLQPDEFFGIFDSFLTAFAEAKQDNLNMAKRKEEEERRALLDAQLKKDREQRRAKTNDEEGGEFDDLVSALRSAEVFDKDVSKMTRRKQRTHSPYDSSRERAAGKLSEDTHRD